Part of the Capsicum annuum cultivar UCD-10X-F1 chromosome 12, UCD10Xv1.1, whole genome shotgun sequence genome is shown below.
GCATAACACATAATATGCACTTGACCTCAACTGGTAAGTAAACACTCCAATTTTAGGAGTGCATGTCTAGACACTTCAACGCGTCCGATGCTGGCGTAACGCATAAATTCCGATGCTGGCGTAACGCATAAATTTCATAGGTGTCTAGATGGTCATTTTGTAAGTTAGAGTGTTCAGTTGACACGGTGAAGATGAGCTGATGTGCCTAGATGTGCATGTCTAGACACTTGAACGCGTCTTCATCGTGTCTGGTGGACACTGGATGCTGGCGTAACGCATAAATTTCATAGGTGTCTAGGTGATCATTTTGTAAGTTAGAGTGTTCAATTGACACGGTGAAGATGAGCTGATGTGCCTAGATGTGCATGTCTAGACACTTCAACGCGTCTTCATCGTGTCTTGGGGACACCTGGCGCATAAACTTCATAGGTGTCTAGATGGTCATTTTGTTAGTTAGAGTGTTCAACTGACATGGTGAAGACGATTTTGACGTGCCTAGATGTGCATTACCAAAATTAGAGTGTTTACTTACCAGTTGAGCCCAAGTTTTATGCCATACCGATTCAAATGTTTGAATTAATTGAGCTGTTATGAATTATGATATCATGTATTTCAGATGATGCAATAGCAATATTTGTTGCACTTCAATCTCCAGAAATTGAAGTCATTGGGATCACAACAATATTTGGTAATGTCCATACAACTCTTTCAACCAGAAATGCTTTACATCTGGTAAAAAATTTCCTACCTGTCTTTGAACTAATTACTAGCATTACTTAGCATTCAGTATGTTATTGTATAAAATTCTAGAGTTTGCAAGTTCTTGGAGTAAGTTTTGCTTTTACATACTACTCGCAATATTTCATTCTATAAACCAGTGATTGATTGGACGCAGAGTTTAAGAAAGACTATTCCTATGACTAGTAGTCTTAAAAAAAATTCTGTGGCTATAAGAGCATGTTGATCATGCTAATATGGAAAGTTCAGTTTCGAAATATAGAAGTGTGTCAGTCCTTTTAGCACAGACCAAAAGGAAAGGGCGACATATAGAATGAGACGTATCATTTAGTTCTTTTGCTAGAAGCGTTGATGTTGATTTTGGATCTTAACATTCAGCTGGAGATAGCTGGAAGGACGGATATTCCAGTGGCTGAAGGCTCACACGTTACAATCACCGTATGTCCTTCTTAACTCCCTGTTCAGTTCTCTTTTCTTTTTGCTCATCTCGACTTACTTATCTGTCAAATGATGTATGAactttccatttttcatgaggTATCGCCAGATTGGATTCTTCTTGTTATTGGATATGAACAACAGATGTAGCTTCTCGTAGAAATTAGTCAAGTTACTAGTGTTTTTCCTTGCACTAGATGTTCTTGTTCTAATTCATGTGCTTAATCAGATAGTATTCCTGATTATATACTTGTGCATTCAGCAAATTTGATCTGAGCGTAGACTTTTTTCCCCTCACATTCCGCGAACttttttaatttcatgtaaaGGAAGGCATGAAACTTCAAAGTAGCGGATATGTTCATGGCACGGAAGGACTCGGGAACCAAAACATATCTCCACCCAAAGGAAAGCCTATTGAACAAACTGCAACTGAATTTCTCATTCAGCAAGCTAGTCTTTACCCTGGAAAGATCACTGTTGTGGCCTTGGGGCCCCTGACAAATATAGCACTCGTAAGTATCATATTTCCCAGCGGAATTTCATATATCAAGCCATTCAGTTGTATATGAACAGGCCATTCCTGACATTCATCATATTTGTATATGAACAGGCCATTCAGTTGGATCCTGGATTTTTCAAAAACGTCGGCCAAATTGTTGTTCTTGGTGGTGCTTTTGCTGTTAATGGGAACGTGAATCCAGCAGCTGAGGCTAACGTATGCTGCTATAGATGCATTTATATAtgttcttcaacttttgaatttttttcctcaTACCTTTGTTATTCTTTGAATGCACAAGATATTTAAAGATCCAACTGCTGCTGATATTGTATTTACCAGTGGCGCTGATGTTCTTGCCGTTGGACTAAATATTACGCATCAAGTTGTCCTTACTGGTAATTTCTTACCTCTTTCTTTGTTGTTGACGAGAGCATTTTGATCCACTTGGCGTATGACCAGTGTTGTCAAACGAGGCGCAAATCATATTGAGCTCTTCGCCTTGATTAGCAGGCACTTCAGTGTCGTCTTCAAGGCCTTAAGGCATCACTTTTCCTTGCTGATGAGAGTAATCTTAAAGAAGCATCACGAAGCAATTGATTTTTCACTTTGTTgtaatttcttttcaatttctttgcTGAAATATTCGTTATTAGTCTTGGACTATTGTAGTAAAAGGTACAAGTCGAGCTCCTACGGGCTTGTTTTATTTTACTTCTCTAAATAGCATCTGCTTATTTACATCTATCTACTCTTGGTAGATTCTGATCGCGGTGAATTGGCAAAGTCTAATGGAAAATTTGCCAAGTACCTCAGCAAGCTTTTGGATGTCTATTTTGATTATCACCATACTGCATACAGCACAAGAGGTCTATCGCATGCACTGTTGTTTCCATATTTGTCATTTGGTGTCTACTCACTTTCTTTATGCTAATGGAGTTGGGGCTCAATGTAGGTGTTTTCCTTCATGATCCAACTGCCTTACTAGCTGCTGTTAATCCATCGCTCGTCACCTATTCAGAAGGTGTGGTCCGCGTTCAGACTGTTGGCCTAACGAAGGGTCTCACAATCTTTTATAACAAGAAGAAAAGGTACCTTGTTCCATAATTTCgcagtttttttctctttttccgcTGTCTTTCCATGTTATGTA
Proteins encoded:
- the LOC107851514 gene encoding probable uridine nucleosidase 2, which codes for MAAKIKKIIIDTDPGIDDAIAIFVALQSPEIEVIGITTIFGNVHTTLSTRNALHLLEIAGRTDIPVAEGSHVTITEGMKLQSSGYVHGTEGLGNQNISPPKGKPIEQTATEFLIQQASLYPGKITVVALGPLTNIALAIQLDPGFFKNVGQIVVLGGAFAVNGNVNPAAEANIFKDPTAADIVFTSGADVLAVGLNITHQVVLTDSDRGELAKSNGKFAKYLSKLLDVYFDYHHTAYSTRGVFLHDPTALLAAVNPSLVTYSEGVVRVQTVGLTKGLTIFYNKKKRYDEVTEWCARPSVKVAVTVDAPKVIKLAMERLVNS